TCAGCTTTAAAATAATGTTGACATTATAGTCAATACATTATATATCACTATATTTATGTCAGAATCTATTggcataaaaataaatcaatctaAATGCATAGCTCTTGTATTTAAATGAAGCCTGGCAATGCCACGTCTTCCCTTCAATTTTCACTCAGCTCCTCATATGTGTATCAATCATTTCTGACAGATTTCATACACTGGGATATCACCTCTAGTCTCACTAAAAACTATTTTAAGTGAATTTTATACACAAAGActggaaaaatctgcttttgggAGCTCTTCTTATTAGCAATATAGTTTCTGATAGCCTAAGCGTCACAAGTGAAGTTTTACACTTAACCTCATATTCAAGGTAGGTCTGAAATGCAGGACAATAAACGAGGGTCACCCCAAGTCAGCCTGCTCACATTAAAGCAAGATGGTTTTAAACACGGGTTAGCAGGTTGATTTACCCAGAAATACTGACTGCAAGAGACTGCCCAACACCCATGCAAAACCATCCAGCGTGGAAGATGCCAATGGGGAGACACCGTGAAGGCATTTTAAGAGACAGTTCCCCAACAGACCTCATCTTCACCAACAGATCTAAGCTGATTTGTTCCCTGCTACGCTATAAAATAAACACCAAAATATACGTATCTAAAactataaaataatatttaaaaaaaatgtaattatcacCTGTAGACATTCACTGGCTCTATGAATAAAGtggaacttaaaaaaaagccctaaagTCTTCTAATATTAAGTAGGTTAACCAATTTCCCATAAGTAAGTGACATCTGAGATTTTTTCATCCATTTGCAACAGCCATAAGTGAGCCATTTCACCCCAGCTGCCATAAGGCAGTTACTTCACTTACCTTAATTTGAAGTGGCCAGTTATGTTCAATCATCATTGCAGCTGACAAGAGAAATTCAGGACACCAACTCCACTATTTCTGAATTACTGACATTAACAGCTGTTTTATATCTACAGACAGAGCTTTGTAAACAAGTCAATTAAGATACTATAGTAACACAGATTTTAATAATTTGAGGAATAGCCTGATGTTCACAGATCCACAGATGCTAtataaaaataccagaaaaagcagaaattgctTGTTCAGAGGAAACTGAACAGGAACTATTTCCTCCCTTCTGTTTGATGGAAGGCCCCACCTTTTGCTTGCAGAACAAAGAGGTTTCAGCCCTAAATCCACAGATACATAGGTTTTCCTCCAAAGGTCAGGTCCAGCTACAGGACCTAGCCGAAACCAGTGGCACCTTTCCACCCAGATCAGACAAAACCGCTCAGTAACACACTGAAGAACGGGCCGGTCTCCAACACAAACTATTCCCAGGCCAGCAGCCTGCACGACGTGGACTGAATCACTCCCAAGGAAATGGAGAAGACCAAGAATTCACCCAGCTTGAAAACAAATTCAATTTAAGAGAACTGAGGGGTTTGGGAGATGCAACTACCTGGTTGGACCACAACTCCATGCAGCAGAAGcttctctgtcctgctgcaaCCCTCCAAAACTGTACTAACAGAATGAGCTCTTGACAGAAGTGAAGTTACGGAAAACAAGAGGGTTTTGTGATGGGAACACCAAGGCCTGATTGTGAAAGGGGTCAGCAGCACACCCTGTGCCTGAACACACACAGAGCTATATAAGGAACCACTGAGCACACATAATACTTCTCTATGGAGCACACAGTTTACGTCTTAGACTGCAAAATTCGAGGACTTTTTTGACCAATCCTTCCTTTTCCATCCAATCCAGAGGGTTGGATTTTTCTGAGGGTTGTTTTAAATACCTTCGCTTCGTATACGTAATGGATGACAACAGGGATCGCTCCAGCTAGAATTTAAACCTACATCATTTTATGCAACTTCAGGCTTCACAAAACTCATCCGATTGGGGGTCAAAAAGATTTTTGCTGAGGATGCCAACGCTGCCAGTCGACAGCTCCggtttggggagggggctgcggtgGGACCCGTCCCGTCCCGTGAACCAGGTTTGCTGCACGTCCACCAAAGAGACGAGACAGCGGCCGCAGCCATCGCTGCATTCCTATCAGGTGGGATGGCAACAGCTTCGGTTAATTCTGCCCTGGGCTGGATCGGAGTTAACCGGCATCTCCACCAGATTATCCAACAGAGCTGTGGGGAACAGGTGCTTTTTCCAAAAATCGGAGCGAAGGCAGTCGTAGCAGCGTCGGAGCAGCCAAACCACGGCAGCCTCGGGCAGCTGGCAGGGGACACAGATGGGCCAGTATTTCAGAAAGTTAGCCGCACACTTTTACAATCGCTCGAGGAGGACTAGgtaatctccagaggtcccttccaacctcaaccattctgtgattcagctttaaaaaaaggcaagttttatTACCCTACCCCGTTTTAGTTGcatgagaagaaataaaagcgACCTCTTCCTGCTGAAGACTGTTGGTATTAATATTTGTCTTTGGAAACCAACCTCCAAAGTCATGTAAATAAGTGACAGAAATGAATGACAGGAGTTGCAGCCTTGAAATAAGACTTTTCGTCCtaatacagaaaacatttcttgtcTATTAACGTTGCAGTGCTGACCTCTAGTGACAGATAACCCAGAAAACAGGAGCATTTCTTGGGATAAACCTCACGTCTCGCCTCTTCCCTCCTGATCTCCTCCACCATCCCAGACCCATGTCCCCTACCTTCAGAGGGTGAGCAGCCCCCAGACACCCCGGGCACTCATTCCCGGGTAATACCGCCAACATCGCATACTTATCAcacaaaacagtttttcagagGATCAAAATATTAAAGACACACCTGAGTGAAGGTTTGCTGCTCAAGCTGCGTAAAGCAGATTATGAAGAAATTGGTACAATAATTCAAAAGCCAAGCGGTACGGTACTGATTTTAAGATATTTAAGTTAAGGAAGTTATTTGCATCACTACCTAGTGTGGGTTAAAACCCTTTTCCATACTCAGGGGCCAGCGTGTGCCTGGAGGGGTTTTGCAGTAAGGTCGATGACCAGGCAGAAGCTGGGCAGAGAAGAGCCAGGACCCTCCACCGCCCGATTCACCGCAGGACCGCGGCAAGGGAAGGTCTCGGGAGCAATGTAAGAACCCAGGAGCCGCAGCTCAGACAGAGATGCTCTGAGGGGGTCACGTTGTTGATTTACAACAGGAGACAAACCCAAATAAGGCCTGACGTGAGAGTGCGAAACGAGCATCCCAGGTAGATAAAAATCAGGGAGGCTCACCAGAACACGCACGTCATCGTTCCTGCCAGGAGAAGACTCTTCAACAGTTCTAGCTGAGGTGACCACACGCAGAAGTTACCAAGCTTTCCCCTAAATGAAGAACAAAAAGGCATTCAGTCATTTCTCGGTTTAGTTTGATCCTTGCCCGCTTTAGAACAGGATGCCTGCTAATGAACCCCTCCTGGTTCCCTTGCTTTTCTGGGAGATTCAGAAAATATATTGGgtacaaacttaaaaaaaaaaaagatttagtctATAcaatttatattaatattttctaaatgGACCTAAGAGGAcaccagaaagcagaaaaacatccCTTCTCCACTCCTTTGGGAAAAGGGAAATGACATCCATATTTTCTCGGATTGCAGCGAACATACATTTTGAGCAaacccctccccagcctggctctgcctccACCCCGGCGAGCGAGGCCGCCTGCGGCTATCCATcaagtttgtttttcttgttgctgctaTGGACAAGCTGTAAATTCACCTCTTCCCAACCAACCTGCGTGCAATGCCAAACTAGCCGCAGTTCCAGGCACTGCCTCTTGCAAAACGTGTGCTCGCTTCAGCCCTTCCCTCAACTGCCCCCCTAAAGTAACTGAAGCTCAGAGGAATTCCAGCCCGTGGCAGAGCCCGCATTTGCAATAAACTTCATTTAACTGCCCTTGCAATACAGTGCCGGTGCCCAAGGGCACACCAGCAAGCGTTTGCAGCAGTCGCTGCTTTGGTGGAATTCAAGAGGTAACAGTGACGCACCATTTCCATCGCGGTTTCGTCTCTTCAGAGGATTTGGTGTGCTTTAATTAGGATTCTACACGTTTCTTTGAGGTGGCGAGAGCCAAGGGCCAACAGTAACGAATGACTGTCGGGTGTTCGTGTTTCTATTCCTGGCGGGGAGAGctttaaagcaacagaaaagcGGCGCATGGTGCCTAAAGCTGCACCCAGCAATGGAGGGGCCGAAGGGAACCGAGAACAGCACCTCCGGGAAGGCTCTGTGCCCTCTCGTGGAAAGCTATAAATACATCTTGTTACCCCTTACGTACAGCTCCGTCTTcgtgctggggctgctcctcaACGGAGCCATGCTGCGGCTCAGCTGCTGCCGCGCCAAGGACTGGACCTGCACCACCATCTACCTGGTGAACCTGGCCATGGCCGACCTGCTCTACCTCTTCTCCTTGCCCTTGCTCGTCGTCAACTACGTCCTGCGGGACACGTGGCCTTTCGGAGAGCTGCTCTGCAAACTGGTACGCTTCTTGTTTTACGCCAACCTGTACGGCAGCATCCTGCTGCTGACTTGCATCAGCATCCATCGCTTTCTAGGCATCTGCTATCCCATCCGATCCCTACCCTACCGGACCCGGCGCCTGGCCGCTGCCGGCACAGCTATGTCCTGGGCACTGGTgttcctccagctcctgcccaccTTGATCTACGCCCGCACCGGCGTTATCAATAACCGCACCGTCTGCTACGACATGACGAGCCCCGAGAACCTCAGCAGCTATTTCCCCTACGGCGTGGCTCTAACCGCGTCTGGTTTCGTCTTTCCTTTCCTCGTCATTTTAGCCTGCTATTGTCTGATGATCAGAAGCCTCATGCGACACGCTGGAGACACCAACCCCGCCGGGAGCGCTGCCCGAGCCAAGTCGATCCGAACCATTCTCCTCGTCTGTGGGCTTTTTGCGGTCTGTTTACTGCCATTCCACGTCACCCGCAGCATTTACCTCTTCATCCGCGTGTACCGGGTAGCCGACTGCCAACTCCTACAGCGCTGGAGTTTGCTTTACAAGATCTGGAGGCCACTGGTGAGCCTCAACAGCTGCATCAACCCCCTCCTCTACTTTCTTTCTGGTCAAACTAACAGAGCCAGGCTGGCTTTGGAGCTGAGACTGCCCAAGGCAGGTCCTCTTGCCAGGCCTGCCACGAACGCAGAGGGGACGGACGCCCCAACAAGACTTGCCCCTTGCTGAGGAAGCACATCCCTGCTGCCCTCGCGTAGCGCTGCAGATTTGTTCCACTTCGCTGGGTGTGAGGCTTGGAGAAGAGCCATAAAACTCACctgcacaataaaaaaaaaaaaaaaagtataattacGATTCCCCCAGAGTGAGGGCAAACTGTAGTGAGGTCAAATTTGGGTGAAGAACACAGGAGGTATTTTTATAAGGACCAAGAGGCAAGTTGTCATCATTACCTGGGCCAGCTGTGactaaataaagctgaaaaacacCCTTTCCAAAAGGCACATCTACTGCTTCTAGTTGTAAAGAGGGCTGTAAAGAAAAATGATAGTGAATAACTGAGGAAGACACCAGAGCAGAGGTAAGCAGTCATCTCCAGCCATTAGTTAggtaacagatttttaaaatgctatgaGCATATTTCAAAAAGCTACTTCAAGGATGATTACCACCTAGCTACTATTTCCTTGGCAGGGTCCATCACATCAGCACCTTCGCTAAAGGGTAGCAACCCCTTCTGTTGCTTGCCAAGACTATTGTGCGAATAGCGTGAATTTATTGTGTGAATAAATGCACTATGAAGAGAGGCTTTTACCTTACATATAGTGCATTTCAGAAAAGGTAACAGAATTATTCTCCACAGCATCATCAGATGATGCTTGGGTGTCCTGCAGATCATAACGCCAGCAGGAGCCAAAGGTTTTGGGGAGTTCACTAGCCAAGAAGCGGGGGTTTACCTAACATAAGGCAATTAGAAATGTGAACACGCTGTTCCTGTGGTCTCATCTACGGCACATTCGCTGTCACTGCAGTAACGGTCTGGCTCGGAAACCTGTTCTCTCTGCAAAGGCAGCTCAATAAAACAGCCAAGCCGGTGCTCGGAGGAATGGGGAACTTCCGATTTCTTCCCTCCCACAATGTCAAACCCCATTACATGTTGTTTAAATGCCATGGGCACAATGAGATAGGAGCAAGCTTTGACTATCTGTACAAAACTTAACGTGCAAGGACCTGATAAGGACCTCGGCAAGTACCGTAACAGAAATATAATTTGAGTTGTTGCTCTTAGAAAGTGCTAATTGCTTCCAAACCCGTATTTGAGCTACAGGCAACTGTAGACCCATTGCTGCCCACAATATTTGAGTCGCACCCCTTCCTTCAAGCCAGCTGGGAGCAGCAATTATTCAGAGAGGAAGCAAGGTAAGACAACAGGAGCTGCCAGCCACAGGGGACCTAGAAAACATTACAAG
The Harpia harpyja isolate bHarHar1 chromosome 12, bHarHar1 primary haplotype, whole genome shotgun sequence genome window above contains:
- the LOC128149395 gene encoding P2Y purinoceptor 3-like — its product is MEGPKGTENSTSGKALCPLVESYKYILLPLTYSSVFVLGLLLNGAMLRLSCCRAKDWTCTTIYLVNLAMADLLYLFSLPLLVVNYVLRDTWPFGELLCKLVRFLFYANLYGSILLLTCISIHRFLGICYPIRSLPYRTRRLAAAGTAMSWALVFLQLLPTLIYARTGVINNRTVCYDMTSPENLSSYFPYGVALTASGFVFPFLVILACYCLMIRSLMRHAGDTNPAGSAARAKSIRTILLVCGLFAVCLLPFHVTRSIYLFIRVYRVADCQLLQRWSLLYKIWRPLVSLNSCINPLLYFLSGQTNRARLALELRLPKAGPLARPATNAEGTDAPTRLAPC